The nucleotide sequence atcGCATCTATAGCTGCTGGAGTTCTGGTATTTTACAGATTGTTCTCAGTTAAAGACAAAGCGACTGAGGAGAAATGTAGCCTTGTTTATAGTTACATGTTCATATTGTAAAATATTATGTTTACACGAGTCTATTCAATTTCTTGCCTTTTAttatattgcttttttttttttttactgttattgtttattgtattagtgtcctttggctgctgtgacaaataCATTTCCCCATTTGTTACAAATTATTTGTGTATGCATAGCTGAGGATTCCTATTTTAAAAGACTGGCATTCAGATTTATTACACACTTGAATGGCATGTTCAGACTTGTCATCAAAGCACTCAGGCTAACTGCGGATCTTGTTCTTGCAGTTCTTCACTGGTTGGTGGATCATCATCGATGCAGCAGTGAAGTATCCTGATGAGGGGACGTTTCATCATGCCTATCACACCTGTGGGGTCATCGCTACAGTGGCCTTTCTCATGTAAGACACACTTTGCAGATTGTCTCTGTCACAGGAAATGTCAGATTCTTCATCACAGGGTTTGGTTATTTGTTGTTGCTTAattttaaccccccccccccatcttcAGGCCTTTCTCAGCATATGGAGTTTCTCATTTGTCATGGATAACAAACTGTTGTTGTCATGTGACTTAAGTATAGGGTCTTAGTCATGTGATAACCAGTGGTTGTCTTATTGGGAAGGTGGTGTGGTGTTGTTACCCCCGCTAGTGCTCGGTGAAGGTCTCCGGTGACAGATGTGGGCAGCCTCCTTCAAATTTCACTGGCTGTCCACTGACTCCTGATTGATGACTCAGTGTAGGTAAACAATGCTGTGAACTATTTCAGACTAGTGTTCAAAGACAGCTGCTATCACGTGATTGAAATTTTATATTTAGGTCACATAATAACAACTAACCCATCTCCATGACAACTTTGCAACGCCATCTGCTAAGTAGAGCCATGACTTGGGGCTAAAAGCTTCTGATACACCAAGAAATTGGACCATGtaatggtaaattctttgtcATTTTGCTATTTCTGAGCTTGTTCGATCCTTCAgttttaattaatgtaaaacCTTTATTCAAACTGTCTGCAGGTCCTTTCAAAAGTCTCAGAATgtcttacatttaatttaataaaattTAAGTATTTATAAGTCATTAAATAGTTTTAGATTCATTTTGTGATGTCTTATTTGCCACAAACAATTATTCGAATTTAATTGGTCctggttttaatttatttttgtcaaaaaGAAGCAAGCTCTTCAGTGTGAAAGTCCATGTTTCTGATGTTACAAATTCTATGACCTACCACTAAACCTAATACTGTCTTTTAATTCTTACTTCTGCTTACCTGTTGGCATAAAGAAGCTGAACATAACTGATTCCAATAACCGTATTCCAATACAATACTTACCTTTTTTCATATTTACCTGCAATGCTTGAAAAGAGATGATTATTGGTCCAAAAAGCAGTCCTCAATTTGATTTAGAAATATCTGAAAAAGGTCTTAAGACACATTACATTTAAGTTACTGTTACCTCATGACACCATGTGTAAGTCTTTCAGTCTAAGGGACATGCATACTCGCATCTTATTGTTAATATGGCATCTGTGAACATTAGCACTAAGGTAAATGTAACCTACTAAGGAGCTTCTGATTTATTTGTAATCATATTTGTATCATTTGACTCATCTAGGATAAATGCTGTTTCAAACGGCCAAGTGAGAGGAGACAGCTACAGTGAAGGCTGCAttggacagacaggtgtgtatAGCAGGATATGATGATCTACTCTCTTTTCTGAATATATCTCCCTACCAACActcaaatgtctttatttacCATTTACAATGATGTCAAATCGACTGGATATTTTATAACCCTCACCCCTTGCTGCAATACTTGTGACCTATTTGcaaacagtttattttattaCTATTACAACATGCATGCAATAAACACAAACCCTAAAAAGAAGTGCTGCATGCAGTCACTCAGTGACCCACCCTGTCTTATCTATGTTTGCAGGCGCTAGAGTATGGCTCTTCCTTGGCTTCATGCTGGCCTTTGGCTCCCTCATCGCCTCCATGTGGATTCTGTTTGGAGGGTTCGTTGTGCCTCGTAAGTCCTGTTTGTCAGCTTGCACAGACTGTTAAGTGAGCAGCTTTGAGGCGTGACATTGAGAGGCATGTTACAGTATGTAGCTACTCAGAAGtgtgttttgaacattttcttgTAGAGAGGCCAGTATGATGCAGTTACTTATTATAAATGTTACAACTCTGCTCATAAGAGACAGAGAAGCAATATAAAACAATATGTTTTGTGAAAGTAAAGTTATTTACAGGGAGACAAGaattgttaaaaatgaaaataggtGAGGCCAACTACAAAGGGAAAAAGTTAGTGGATGCTGTTTAATAATCAAAAGAGGAGTGTTAAAGAGATttttgcacttttaaaaaataagaatCTAAAACCAAGTCTGGTCCAGTTCCCAGGTAGTTAAACTGGTGTCTCAAATACTAGTTCACAAATTATCAACATAGCAGTACCTTCAGTACTAAGAATAAATATGAATAGACATTAGTGGTACTGGAATTTCTAACTTTGATATGATACAAAATCAATGATATACAATACAAAATTGAAACACCATTGAGGGTATAATCTTCTCTCTTTTGCAGAAAAGCCTGTTGTGTATCCTGGTATTGCCGTTTTCTTCCAAAATGCATTCATTTTCTTCGGGTAAGCAAATTTTCCTCAGTGGCAAACTCACTTCAAACCAGTGCTAAAAGTTCAGCACAGGTATTTTGTGGAGCTATTTTTCTTATActgtcttcttttcttctgaTCAGGGGGCTGGTCTTCAAGTTTGGACGTACAGAGGATCTGTGGCAGTGATGGACTCTTGTGTGTCTTTATGTCCACTGTTTATACACTCTGCTTTCTATATTGTATGACACAATATGCTTTAGCGGTTATTCACTTTATATATCAACTTTTTTAGCTTTCCAATtaacatatttaatttatatcatTTGCTGTATAATGGCTAAATCATAACTAAGCACAAATTTTCATAATCCTTGAAAGTTGCATATTTTCAAGTGTGGCACATCcttaaatgtgtctgtttgcacTCAGACTGTGTAGCCATGGTGTTAAAATGGTTTAcaactgtataaaaaaaaaaaaaacaacaactgtatTTTGGGAGCTTAACTGTCAACATTTCCTTTTGGTATACTTACTTTTATGACATCCTTTAATTTCAACTGTCTCTTAAGTGAAAACATAAATTATTATAGTACAAATTATCATTGAGGGCAATATTTCATAATACTGTACACATTTACTGAATGTAACCATATGGGGTTGTTTTAATTTTCCTGAATTAGCATCAGCTCTGCAACTTTGCAGTTTTTCAGATTTATTGTTGACAGATAAGAAGCTCATACTGTTGACCTGAAGTCAACAAAGGGTTTCACAACTGTTAGTTGTTGTATGTGTACTGGAGATTTGTCTTTGACTGCATCACTTATCCACTTACTTGTGTAACATCCAAACCATGAGGTCATTTTCTGACAACCATGGCAGcattaaacagaaacaaactgagcAGTAAATCCCTCTTACGTTCTtgcttcttctattttttttcttgcagagTTCCAGCTTTGAAGTTTATTCATCCAAGtcttgcacacacaaaaacatctaTCTACTTtccacaaaagtaaaaaaaaacaattaaattatgTACAGCATAAAAAGTTGTTCAAGGGCAGACTCCTCTGTGGTCTTACTTGCGTACTGCAAGACGGGGaaactgcaaaacatgaaaatgtggtGTTTTATGAATCAAGTTTGCTATGGTATAGCACAACCAAAGCGTCAAGTGCATTCACTTCAGCTAATTAGAATCGATGATATCTTCAGTAGTGCAGATATAGAATTCTCTGCAGCTCATAATGTGTTTGCTTGTGAGAAGATAAAAACTTGATCGCCTACCTCCCAGAAAGCCTGATCATCAAAACACTTTCTGTCTTGGGATGGTCTCCAGATGTTCCACTTAAGTAGGAGTCCTTTAAACAATGACATGTAGAAGTAATTTAGAGAGATCCACAATTGGAAGATATGACATATAATACAAACTATTTCGTAGTGTATTTTTGCCAGGCACAGCGCATATATAACAGACAACAGGTGGGACAATATAAAAGGGCATAGACATTTCAAGGTGGTACAAAATAAGGGGAGAGCATAGTGCCATAATTAACGACGGCATCCAAAATtgactttttgtcttttctgaatGTACCAGGATGTTGACAGAGAGAGGACTTACCAGTAATAATGCCCATGGCCACACTTAGAGAAATGGTGAAGAGGACAGTACAAATGTGAACCACAGCAAATCGGATTGCCCTACAAGAAAAGGTTCAGTTACTTTGGGTGTCACACCTGTTAAGTGTGTATTTGTATCATGACAGTTGCATTCTTACATTGTGTGATTATCACAATCTCTTATCTGTAGGAGGAGCTGTGCTAGCCATCCCAGTAGACCAGGGAGTCCATGTGTGCTCAGGATAGCACAGGTGTCGTGGCATTGAAACGCACGCAGCATGTGGTTCTGGAAAATAAGAGTTTATGAGAAATTGTGATGAACAGATTATTTAATCAACAGGGTAAGCGTGCATGTGGTGATCGGAACCTTGAGATATCGGAAGCCAATGGTTGATAcgacagcagcagtgaatcCAATTGCCATGGCTTCCCAAGGTTGATGAACCCCTGAAATGGAAACCCCAACAGCAACTCCGCCGGCAAGGATGCATGAGTGCATATGGATCTGAGAGAGGAGTAGAGATAGATCTCACTGGTAGTAAGAGTATTGATTGATTCAAATTTTTACATAAACAGGTGAAAGTCCTTTCACTCCAGCAAACAGTGACTCTGCGAAAGGGCTTAATCATGATTTAACATATCAGGTGTCATATCATACCAGGTTGACTTTTCCCTTGGGACTCGAGAGCACAGACAAAGCAGCCGCTGTTACAGCACTGACAGCCAGGGCCAGGTAGGTGCTGCAGACAGCATCCAGCTTCCTCCCAGGTGTATGAGCATCCACAAGAACTGAATTAAAACTGGGCCAAAACATCCAGAGAAATATAGACCCTGGAGAAAAGAGGGTTTCCATTCAGATTCTGCTTTGCTAATTCATGGTTTGATAATCCTCCTACTTGAATCACCAGGCGCACTTCAAGGAAAACACGGACAATACTCACCCAACATGGAAAATAATCCTGTTTTGCGGCCGAATTTCTCTTTTTCAAATTGCTGTTTGGATCCATCCCGATGCAGGATCCAGGTTAGCATGAGTCCAAAGAAGGCCCCAAAGATGTGAAGCCGCATGTCCTTCAAAGGCCTGACCTAGAGTAAGAAAACACCATTATAAGCACATAAGGCAGCAAGCCTAGTTAACACCCCCAGACAAAACTGGCTGATGTTGTCTTCCATCTCTAGCCATCCCCTTGC is from Sparus aurata chromosome 16, fSpaAur1.1, whole genome shotgun sequence and encodes:
- the tmem50a gene encoding transmembrane protein 50A, with product MSGFLDGIRCGDCECNVDWGERRNTIASIAAGVLFFTGWWIIIDAAVKYPDEGTFHHAYHTCGVIATVAFLMINAVSNGQVRGDSYSEGCIGQTGARVWLFLGFMLAFGSLIASMWILFGGFVVPQKPVVYPGIAVFFQNAFIFFGGLVFKFGRTEDLWQ
- the rhd gene encoding rh blood group, D antigen isoform X2, which encodes MAPQYAPSLRSRLPPLLLFLQTGFIVIYAFYTDIEGYVKERDGNTFSNFYPEFQDVNVMVILGFGFLWTFLVRYGFSGAGFNLLVAVVATQCAVILNGIDSWYYRGKIRINLRSLVDAEMCAASALISIGAVLGKTNPVQLVLMALLEVSGFVLNEWLLHTLLKVRPLKDMRLHIFGAFFGLMLTWILHRDGSKQQFEKEKFGRKTGLFSMLGSIFLWMFWPSFNSVLVDAHTPGRKLDAVCSTYLALAVSAVTAAALSVLSSPKGKVNLIHMHSCILAGGVAVGVSISGVHQPWEAMAIGFTAAVVSTIGFRYLKNHMLRAFQCHDTCAILSTHGLPGLLGWLAQLLLQIRDCDNHTMAIRFAVVHICTVLFTISLSVAMGIITGLLLKWNIWRPSQDRKCFDDQAFWEFPRLAVRK
- the rhd gene encoding rh blood group, D antigen isoform X1, whose translation is MAPQYAPSLRSRLPPLLLFLQTGFIVIYAFYTDIEGYVKERDGNTFSNFYPEFQDVNVMVILGFGFLWTFLVRYGFSGAGFNLLVAVVATQCAVILNGIDSWYYRGKIRINLRSLVDAEMCAASALISIGAVLGKTNPVQLVLMALLEVSGFVLNEWLLHTLLKVRPLKDMRLHIFGAFFGLMLTWILHRDGSKQQFEKEKFGRKTGLFSMLGSIFLWMFWPSFNSVLVDAHTPGRKLDAVCSTYLALAVSAVTAAALSVLSSPKGKVNLIHMHSCILAGGVAVGVSISGVHQPWEAMAIGFTAAVVSTIGFRYLKNHMLRAFQCHDTCAILSTHGLPGLLGWLAQLLLQIRDCDNHTMAIRFAVVHICTVLFTISLSVAMGIITGLLLKWNIWRPSQDRKCFDDQAFWEVGDQVFIFSQANTL
- the rhd gene encoding rh blood group, D antigen isoform X3, which encodes MVILGFGFLWTFLVRYGFSGAGFNLLVAVVATQCAVILNGIDSWYYRGKIRINLRSLVDAEMCAASALISIGAVLGKTNPVQLVLMALLEVSGFVLNEWLLHTLLKVRPLKDMRLHIFGAFFGLMLTWILHRDGSKQQFEKEKFGRKTGLFSMLGSIFLWMFWPSFNSVLVDAHTPGRKLDAVCSTYLALAVSAVTAAALSVLSSPKGKVNLIHMHSCILAGGVAVGVSISGVHQPWEAMAIGFTAAVVSTIGFRYLKNHMLRAFQCHDTCAILSTHGLPGLLGWLAQLLLQIRDCDNHTMAIRFAVVHICTVLFTISLSVAMGIITGLLLKWNIWRPSQDRKCFDDQAFWEVGDQVFIFSQANTL